In Drosophila teissieri strain GT53w chromosome 2R, Prin_Dtei_1.1, whole genome shotgun sequence, the following proteins share a genomic window:
- the LOC122613038 gene encoding condensin complex subunit 2 — protein MTLPRLETPLRRSAVGSYQEGVSRMLTPLNDDEAERREARRRTLLQQQHRPSTLESIEDNETIRNCLEIYNGNKLSKDNAWNLMLIDSLANLLDHHHKRMSNFKMAGSSLEASSKVYGLRVDSIYLDAMRISAGLSARTLTDKQLNAAEDDDGLQGEQATGEGQDSEQQATKEAAPKPKRQKKPISTVTKNRDTLNSRLDTAPLQDPVFGKLNSTVGSINASNRLMHNILPSFDSELRLRTTYNFWNSEESTVEVQDHTTLNAEIEQWPAESLMNTNLMRKLLPHAERSNLRPLHTGYIITSAPNPKAANEKATQAVQDEDPDEGLDNADDMCVNEISMAFDINAECEPMPDFDGPPPLVLEVDSNELEELTTEEQTVINNCRRLRKQTEFIEDLRPVDGNSKLEYSYRPMDQISQFWAGPSHWKFKRTRPRSTFSQANGQVDTQPIRSQRPKKSALLSANRRAKAVDYGNVTENFFQQLDTTIRQRRVNFQKKWDPRKLILPTKFDLDPDLFFKYDSAPSIRLSKRVGEPDSDEGGDLGIDMDADMHHDDDNDQELFNNEHFTDAVPANVSVIAAIAAEHAAEASMMDVDAGEMGLTQMNATCNNTVFEIGTEFEGAPSQVAKVIVPFAKRAKVIDMKNLKKSCNSLIQKQLLNAVPEETIPSHPKKKNEHYSKGVASFQQVYHKLPNLLTTKMADSLSPSVAFYAVLHLANDLKLRLIPQEDLEDFQIRQVVD, from the exons ATGACCCTGCCCCGCTTGGAAACTCCGCTCAGGCGGTCCGCGGTGGGCAGTTACCAAGAGGGGGTGTCCCGCATGCTAACCCCCCTTAACGACGACGAGGCGGAAAGGCGGGAAGCTCGCCGTCGCAcgctcctgcagcagcagcaccgcccAAGCACTCTGGAGTCCATCGAGGACAATGAGACGATCAGAAACTGCCTGGAGATCTACAATGGCAACAAGCTGAGCAAGGACAACGCTTGGAATTTGATGCTCATCGATTCGCTGGCTAATCTGCTGGATCACCATCACAAGCGCATGAGCAACTTCAAG ATGGCAGGTTCCTCTTTAGAAGCCTCTTCCAAGGTGTACGGTCTGCGTGTGGACTCCATATACCTGGATGCCATGCGCATTTCAGCTGGCTTGAGTGCTCGAACTCTTACGGATAAGCAACTCAACGCGGCCGAGGATGATGATGGCCTCCAAGGTGAGCAGGCGACTGGCGAGGGACAGGATTCAGAGCAACAGGCTACCAAGGAAGCAGCGCCCAAGCCCAAACGGCAAAAGAAGCCGATATCTACAGTGACCAAAAACAGAGATACGTTAAACAGCCGACTGGATACGGCTCCCTTGCAGGATCCTGTGTTTGGCAAGCTAAACTCCACTGTGGGCTCTATAAATGCTTCGAATCGTCTCATGCACAACATTCTTCCTAGTTTCGACTCGGAATTGCGCTTGCGCACCACCTACAATTTCTGGAACAGCGAAGAGTCCACCGTGGAAGTCCAGGACCACACAACGCTTAATGCAGAAATAGAACAATGGCCAGCCGAATCACTTATGAACACCAATCTCATGCGCAAACTACTGCCACATGCTGAGAGATCAAATCTGCGTCCGCTGCACACGGGCTACATCATCACAAGTGCTCCTAACCCCAAGGCGGCCAACGAAAAGGCAACGCAGGCAGTGCAGGATGAAGATCCCGACGAGGGTCTGGATAATGCCGATGATATGTGTGTAAATGAGATTTCCATGGCCTTTGACATTAATGCCGAGTGTGAGCCCATGCCGGACTTTGATGGACCACCGCCTCTGGTTCTGGAGGTGGACTCCAatgagctggaggagctcacTACCGAGGAGCAAACGGTGATCAATAATTGTCGCCGGCTACGCAAGCAGACAGAGTTTATCGAGGATTTGCGACCCGTAGACGGAAATTCTAAGCTAGAGTACTCCTACAGGCCGATGGATCAAATTTCCCAGTTTTGGGCCGGTCCCTCGCACTGGAAGTTCAAGCGCACTCGCCCGCGCAGCACTTTCTCGCAGGCCAATGGCCAGGTGGACACCCAGCCTATTCGCAGTCAACGACCCAAGAAGTCAGCGCTTCTGAGCGCCAACCGAAGAGCCAAGGCTGTGGATTACGGCAATGTGAcggaaaacttttttcaacAGCTGGACACCACAATAAGGCAGCGCAGGGTGAATTTCCAAAAGAAGTGGGATCCCCGAAAGCTGATATTACCCACCAAGTTTGATTTGGACCCAGATCTTTTCTTCAAATACGACTCCGCTCCCAGCATAAGGTTGTCGAAACGCGTTGGTGAACCTGATTCGGATGAGGGCGGAGATCTTGGCATCGATATGGATGCGGATATGCATCACGATGATGACAATGACCAGGAGCTATTCAACAACGAACATTTTACGGATGCTGTTCCCGCCAACGTGAGCGTTATTGCGGCGATTGCCGCGGAGCATGCGGCCGAGGCAAGCATGATGGACGTGGACGCGGGGGAGATGGGCCTCACCCAAATGAACGCCACTTGCAATAACACTGTCTTCGAGATTGGCACAGAGTTCGAGGGTGCTCCATCGCAG GTTGCCAAAGTGATTGTTCCATTCGCGAAGAGAGCCAAGGTGATAGACATGAAGAATCTGAAAAAGTCCTGCAACTCCCTAATACAGAAGCAACTACTAAACGCTGTGCCAGAAGAGACGATACCATCGCATCCAAAGAAAAAGAACGAACACTATTCAAAGGGAGTTGCGAGTTTTCAGCAGGTGTATCACAAGCTGCCCAATCTATTGACTACCAAAATGGCAGACTCGCTGTCCCCGTCGGTGGCTTTCTATGCGGTTCTGCATTTGGCCAACGATTTGAAACTGCGGCTAATTCCTCAAGAAGATTTAGAGGACTTTCAAATTCGTCAGGTAGTGGATTAA
- the LOC122613622 gene encoding short neuropeptide F, translated as MFHLKRELSQGCALALICLVTIQMQHPTQAEASSAQGTPLSNLYDNLLQREYAGPVVFPNHQVERKAQRSPSLRLRFGRSDPDMLNSIVEKRWFGDVNQKPIRSPSLRLRFGRRDPNLPQMRRTAYDDLLERELTLNGQQQQQQLVSESDSDLGADYDGLYERVVRKPQRLRWGRSVPQFEANNGDNEQIERSQWYNSLLNSDKMRRMLVALQQQYEMPENVASYANDEDADADLNNDASEFQREVRKPMRLRWGRSTGKAPSEQKHTPEETSSTPPKAQN; from the exons atgtttcatttgaAGCGGGAACTGAGTCAAGGCTGTGCCTTGGCCCTTATATGCCTGGTGACTATCCAGATGCAACATCCCACCCAGGCGGAGGCTTCCTCAGCTCAAG GCACTCCCCTGAGCAATCTGTATGATAATCTGCTGCAGCGCGAGTACGCCGGACCCGTCGTGTTTCCCAACCACCAGGTGGAGCGCAAGGCCCAGCGTTCGCCATCGCTGCGCCTCCGGTTCGGACGCAGTGATCCGGACATGCTGAACAGTATTGTGGAGAAGCGTTGGTTCGGCGACGTCAACCAGAAGCCCATCAGGTCGCCCTCCCTGCGTTTGCGATTCGGCAGGCGGGATCCCAATCTGCCGCAGATGAGAAGGACCGCCTATGATGACCTCCTGGAGCGGGAACTCACCCTCaacggccagcagcagcagcagcagttggttTCCGAGTCAGATTCCGACCTGGGTGCCGACTACGACGGACTTTACGAGCGAGTGGTGCGAAAGCCTCAGCGTCTTCGCTGGGGACGGAGTGTTCCTCAGTTTGAGGCAAACAACGGGGACAATGAACAA ATTGAACGATCGCAGTGGTACAACTCGCTTTTGAACTCGGACAAAATGCGCCGAATGCTCGTGGCCCTCCAGCAGCAGTACGAAATGCCCGAGAACGTGGCCAGCTATGCCAACGACGAGGATGCTGATGCGGATCTGAATAACGATGCATCGGAGTTCCAAAGGGAAGTCCGTAAGCCGATGCGCTTGCGGTGGGGAAGGAGCACTGGAAAAGCCCCTTCAGAGCAAAAG CACACTCCCGAGGAAACCTCATCAACCCCACCCAAGGCACAGAACTAA